The stretch of DNA GTCTGGTCATCCTGCTGCTTGCCAGTATCTTCCAGGCCGGCGTCGACTTGCAGCAGGAACACGACCTGACTGTCTAAGGCGCGACATGCCAATATTTATAAATCTCGACCTGATGCTGGTGCGCCGCAAGATGAGCCTGACCGAGCTGGCCGAGCGGGTGGGGGTGACTATCGCCAATCTCTCCGTGCTCAAGACCGGCAAGGCCCGTGCCGTGCGTTTTTCCACCCTGGAGGCGATCTGCGCCGCCCTGGAGTGCCAGCCCGGCGACATCCTCGAATACCGGCCGGAGGACCAGACAGCGGAGGGCTGAAATAGTTGGCCCCACGGCTTCGGGATTGTATCTTTAGCGGACCAATCCACCCGAACGCCACCCCGAGGCCGAACATGAAACCCATCCGCTGCCTGTCTGTCCTTTGCGCCTGTCTTGCCCTCAGTTCACCGGTGCGTTCCGCCCAATTGCCGGTGAGCGGCCTTGCGGCCGAGTTCCGTCACGGCCAGGTGTTTCTCACCTGGCGTGAGCCGGCCGGCGCCCATGGCGGCACGTTCAATGTCTACATCGGCGACAGTCCGCTCGAAAGCCTCGGCCGGGCGCGGCTCCTGGCCAGCCGCATCGAGGCCAACTCCGCCCGCGATTGGTGGGGCGACCCGGCCACCTATTTCGAGGACGATTCCGCTGGATCGTACAAACCGACTGGTTTCGTGATCCGCGAGGGCGGCCCGGCCCTGGACCCGCAGATGGGGCTGTTCGTACACACGGTCGCACCGGGTGATCCGGGGAAAGCCTTCTACGCGGTCACGATGACTGCCGGCGGCGTGGAGGACTCCCGTGTCGTTCTAGGGGTGAACAGCCTGGCGAACCCCGTGGAGCAGGCTGTCCAGCCGGTGGAGCCGGTCTGGCAGGGCGCTCCCGGAGACAAGCCCGCCGTCGGCGCGGCCGAGGGCCTGCCCGTGGTGATGAGCCTTCACGGCCGCGGCGGACGGGAGAAAGTCGGCTGGCTGGCTTTCGGCGGCCCCGAGACCGGCTGGCGCGAGGGACTGCCGTTCAAGTTTTTCGCCGCAGTGACTGACAGTCACCTGCAGATCACCCCCACCGACCGGACCTGGGTCGGCCGCACGCTCAGGGAGAGCTGGGACAAACGCGATCATTTCTCCCCGGCCATCGACACTTTCTGGTACGGCTACAACGACCGTATCTTCGACCCGGACTCCATGGCCCTGGGCACGCCGGTCAATTTCACCGAGCGGCGCAACCTCTGGCTCATGGGCTGGGCGCGGCGGTATT from bacterium encodes:
- a CDS encoding helix-turn-helix transcriptional regulator; protein product: MPIFINLDLMLVRRKMSLTELAERVGVTIANLSVLKTGKARAVRFSTLEAICAALECQPGDILEYRPEDQTAEG